A window of Bacteroidota bacterium contains these coding sequences:
- a CDS encoding TonB-dependent receptor has protein sequence MFSFLRYRITYWLFALLGLLGPLDAFAQQPAIVEGRVVSASGEAMAYVNVQLQGTIDGAASNLDGRFSFSTQKTGAQTVRASMIGFEPALAVITLAPGDTVSLDLVLKETLISLEEAVVTASAFSTGDAEAVTLQSLEVVTTPGAAADIFLAIKTFPGVAMVDEGAGLFVRGGDVSETVLLLDQATVAHPYKHETPTGGVFGTIPPFLVGGTFFSSGGFSAKYGNALSGVLSMESLDLPQQASYTANLGLAAASIGADVPLIPGKLGVRVSGNQSFTKMMMEVNGFADEFSLTPRGTDVNLSVIYNYSTTGRLKFFNYTNHDRVGVFVDEPSFDGVFEGNTANWLHNVQWSDIFSDWLVSSSFSVNRYNTHQQLGVLDLKPSDVSAKLRTDLEKEISDDYRIFLGAEYEQVNNNIEGSVPQYTDILDPEAAVSQLDESYRGSRAGTYAEMEFKATRHIAARVGLRADYFGLPNAFTLDPRISLRYAFNKATDFRLAWGLYHQISSAYSFNETTGSPSLMPQRAQHFIAGLNHEQGQLMMRLEGYYKPYDNLVIEHGTQNFTNEGNGDAFGLDAFIKYGGFLQTRANGWISYSYLESTRKQARQVGREVVHQTGPSGFDITHNLTVVGKMRLIGFLSGGVTYRYATGRPITPVIDAVPDESGAFYWPIEGDIGSERLPSFQRLDATVSYYLPFGTGHNATFYLAVSNLLNRTNVLDYEYAPDYSTRTPRRSNYRRFLYFGVSINFNRIVG, from the coding sequence ATGTTTAGCTTTCTACGGTATCGAATTACATACTGGCTTTTTGCGCTATTGGGGCTATTGGGACCATTAGATGCGTTTGCGCAACAGCCTGCGATTGTAGAAGGGCGTGTGGTTTCAGCTTCGGGTGAGGCCATGGCTTATGTGAACGTGCAGTTGCAAGGCACAATCGACGGTGCTGCCAGCAACCTCGATGGCAGGTTTTCCTTCTCTACACAAAAAACAGGCGCGCAGACGGTTCGAGCCTCCATGATAGGATTTGAGCCGGCCCTTGCAGTAATCACGCTTGCGCCTGGTGATACCGTATCGCTTGACCTGGTCCTCAAAGAAACGCTGATTTCTTTGGAAGAAGCCGTTGTGACGGCCAGCGCATTTTCCACGGGGGATGCTGAAGCCGTTACCTTGCAATCGCTAGAAGTTGTAACCACACCCGGTGCCGCGGCAGATATCTTCCTTGCAATCAAGACGTTTCCTGGCGTAGCCATGGTTGATGAAGGCGCCGGCCTCTTTGTACGGGGCGGTGATGTTAGTGAAACGGTGTTGCTGCTGGATCAAGCGACGGTCGCCCATCCCTATAAACACGAAACGCCAACCGGTGGAGTATTTGGGACAATCCCGCCGTTCCTGGTTGGCGGTACTTTCTTTTCTTCAGGCGGTTTTTCTGCCAAATACGGCAATGCCCTTTCTGGTGTGTTGTCCATGGAAAGCCTGGACTTGCCACAGCAGGCATCGTATACAGCCAATCTGGGGTTGGCAGCAGCATCCATTGGGGCCGATGTACCACTTATCCCCGGCAAGCTTGGCGTACGGGTGAGCGGTAATCAGAGTTTTACAAAAATGATGATGGAGGTCAACGGGTTTGCGGATGAATTCTCCCTTACTCCGAGGGGCACAGATGTAAACCTTAGCGTGATCTATAACTACTCCACTACAGGCCGGCTCAAGTTTTTTAACTATACCAACCACGACCGCGTTGGCGTCTTTGTAGATGAACCATCTTTTGATGGGGTATTCGAAGGCAACACGGCCAATTGGCTCCACAACGTACAATGGTCAGACATTTTTTCGGATTGGCTGGTTTCTTCCAGTTTCTCCGTCAATCGATACAATACGCACCAGCAACTGGGCGTGCTCGATCTCAAGCCAAGCGATGTCTCTGCTAAACTGCGTACCGATCTGGAAAAAGAAATAAGCGACGACTACCGGATATTTCTCGGCGCTGAGTATGAGCAGGTGAATAATAACATCGAGGGCAGCGTGCCACAGTACACCGATATTCTGGATCCCGAAGCTGCCGTTTCGCAACTGGATGAATCATACCGAGGTAGCCGGGCTGGTACGTACGCTGAGATGGAGTTTAAAGCGACCCGGCACATTGCGGCGCGCGTTGGGCTACGGGCCGACTATTTTGGATTACCGAATGCCTTTACCCTCGACCCACGGATCTCTTTGCGGTATGCATTCAACAAAGCCACAGATTTTCGCCTGGCGTGGGGGCTTTATCACCAGATATCATCTGCCTATAGCTTCAACGAAACAACCGGCAGTCCATCTCTTATGCCCCAACGCGCGCAGCATTTTATTGCCGGCCTCAACCACGAGCAAGGACAACTCATGATGCGTTTGGAAGGGTATTACAAACCATACGACAATCTCGTCATTGAGCACGGTACACAAAATTTCACCAATGAAGGCAATGGCGATGCGTTTGGCCTGGATGCCTTTATCAAGTACGGAGGATTCCTGCAGACCCGCGCCAATGGCTGGATTTCATACAGCTACCTGGAATCAACACGCAAACAGGCCCGGCAAGTCGGACGTGAAGTTGTCCATCAAACGGGCCCTTCCGGTTTTGACATCACCCACAACCTTACTGTTGTCGGCAAAATGCGCCTGATAGGTTTTCTGAGTGGTGGGGTAACGTATCGCTACGCAACAGGCCGGCCCATTACGCCGGTAATCGACGCCGTGCCGGATGAAAGCGGCGCATTTTACTGGCCCATTGAAGGGGACATAGGTTCTGAGCGACTCCCCTCCTTTCAGCGATTGGATGCAACGGTGAGTTACTATCTACCTTTTGGTACCGGGCACAATGCCACCTTTTACCTTGCCGTGAGCAACCTGCTAAATCGCACAAATGTGCTCGACTATGAATATGCTCCGGACTACAGTACGCGTACACCACGGCGGTCCAATTACCGCAGGTTTCTTTACTTCGGCGTGTCTATCAATTTTAACCGGATCGTCGGGTAA
- a CDS encoding histidine kinase, with protein MLNTSDMTESVAIPKPRMTTRAVVLSACGWILYALFYSFMVTASGQQTEFVGVFIGQMFAAGIMGVLTIPPWLLVVREMDAFRWPAKIAAHIVIAPVFAWLSLTLFLWLIGYTTGPDVQVSIRSAYSFVFGSNLTAYMVAFALYHALRILQRLRLKEKQAAELQALAKESELAALKAQINPHFLFNTLNSMNAMVMRDPEETRNMIIQLGDLLRYALDSSRKDLVMLEEELAFSKAYLDLESHRFADRLAVAFEVAPGLERVLIPPMVLQPLVENAIKHNIARREEGGEITIRVTATAEEVQIVVEDEGRGEMLHQVGSKSGIGLSNTTSRLEKRLGPAAALQTEHLGPMGFRVSFSVPLQVA; from the coding sequence ATGCTTAACACGTCGGATATGACCGAATCTGTTGCAATCCCCAAACCGCGTATGACAACCCGCGCGGTTGTGCTTAGTGCTTGTGGATGGATTTTATATGCGCTCTTCTACAGCTTTATGGTGACAGCCAGTGGGCAGCAAACAGAATTTGTTGGTGTATTTATCGGGCAGATGTTTGCTGCAGGCATTATGGGTGTGCTTACCATACCCCCCTGGCTGCTTGTTGTGCGTGAGATGGACGCTTTCCGTTGGCCGGCAAAAATTGCGGCCCATATCGTGATCGCGCCGGTGTTTGCGTGGTTAAGCCTGACGCTGTTTTTATGGCTGATTGGGTACACCACGGGCCCTGATGTGCAGGTCTCTATTCGCAGTGCTTATTCTTTTGTGTTTGGTAGCAACCTTACCGCTTACATGGTTGCGTTTGCATTATATCATGCATTGCGCATTTTGCAGCGCTTACGATTAAAAGAAAAGCAGGCCGCTGAATTGCAGGCCCTCGCGAAAGAAAGTGAGTTGGCAGCACTAAAGGCGCAGATCAATCCACATTTTCTGTTTAATACCCTTAATTCAATGAATGCAATGGTCATGCGCGACCCGGAAGAAACGCGCAACATGATCATTCAACTAGGCGACTTGCTCCGCTATGCGCTCGATAGCTCGCGCAAAGATTTAGTGATGCTCGAAGAAGAGCTGGCTTTTTCGAAAGCGTACCTGGACCTGGAATCGCACCGGTTTGCTGACCGTCTGGCAGTTGCGTTTGAAGTAGCCCCGGGCCTGGAGCGTGTATTGATTCCGCCGATGGTATTGCAGCCGCTGGTGGAAAATGCAATCAAACATAATATAGCTCGCCGCGAAGAAGGCGGTGAAATCACCATTCGCGTTACAGCGACCGCTGAGGAGGTGCAGATTGTTGTGGAAGATGAAGGACGGGGAGAAATGCTCCACCAGGTGGGGAGCAAAAGCGGCATCGGACTTTCAAATACAACAAGCCGGCTCGAAAAACGCCTGGGCCCAGCTGCTGCTCTGCAAACTGAACACCTTGGTCCAATGGGATTTCGCGTATCTTTTTCCGTTCCGCTACAAGTGGCTTGA
- a CDS encoding LytTR family DNA-binding domain-containing protein: MIKAIIVDDEPLARSIIQEFIDDYEDIEVIAECANGREALKCIDAEKPDLLFLDIQMPGLTGFDVIEQLTYLPQIIFSTANDAFAIDAFETGAIDYLLKPYNKARFDRAVQRVLKHQHVELEQETMRHFLASIKAPASFASHLFVRVAEKIFPVATNDVLWIEAAGDYSNLHTSKKTFVSGQGIGALEKRLDPALFVRVHRSAIVALSAIAHIVSDGEGGYHVTLRNRERVRVSRSYAARVRDRIV; this comes from the coding sequence ATGATAAAAGCAATTATTGTAGATGACGAACCCCTGGCCAGGTCTATCATCCAGGAGTTCATTGACGACTACGAAGACATCGAAGTTATAGCAGAGTGTGCAAATGGCCGCGAGGCACTCAAGTGTATTGATGCCGAAAAACCAGATCTACTTTTTCTTGATATTCAGATGCCCGGCCTGACAGGCTTTGATGTCATCGAGCAACTCACCTACTTGCCCCAGATCATCTTTTCTACCGCCAATGATGCGTTTGCCATAGACGCTTTCGAAACGGGTGCAATAGATTACCTGCTAAAGCCTTATAATAAGGCACGATTTGACAGAGCTGTACAACGGGTGCTCAAGCATCAGCATGTAGAGCTTGAGCAGGAGACGATGCGTCATTTTCTTGCCTCCATCAAAGCGCCTGCTTCTTTTGCCAGCCACCTGTTTGTGCGTGTTGCAGAGAAGATTTTTCCTGTTGCCACCAATGACGTGTTGTGGATCGAGGCTGCCGGCGATTATTCAAACCTGCATACCTCGAAAAAAACGTTTGTAAGCGGTCAGGGCATTGGCGCCCTCGAAAAGCGCCTTGATCCGGCATTGTTTGTCAGGGTACATCGTTCTGCCATTGTTGCCTTGTCTGCAATTGCCCATATTGTCAGCGATGGCGAAGGTGGATACCATGTGACCCTGAGAAACAGGGAACGGGTGCGGGTGAGCCGATCGTATGCAGCCCGTGTCCGCGACCGCATTGTTTAG
- a CDS encoding tetratricopeptide repeat protein, translating to MKKHYTVSVFTLLLLGLFTLPVLAQDVDALLLEAKEKLVAGENSNDQNQIMEARAMFERATADEGRRALAHYYMGLAGYRLAGMNPEKDAQLKHLNASIKQLEKAIKIDEDFVEGIALLGSVIGWKSGLKPMQAMFLGPKATKLVARANALAPDNPRVRLVSAISDYNTPKMFGGDPAQGMLGFQQAADLFAKEEVADPVMPDWGHAEAYAWLGQGHMANGASEQARAAFEKALELNPDYGWVKHVLLPKVADASQ from the coding sequence ATGAAAAAACATTATACCGTATCCGTTTTTACGCTATTGCTGCTGGGCCTCTTTACGCTGCCCGTGCTGGCACAGGATGTCGATGCCTTGCTGCTCGAGGCAAAAGAAAAGCTTGTTGCCGGCGAAAATAGCAATGATCAGAACCAGATCATGGAAGCACGCGCCATGTTTGAGCGGGCAACTGCGGATGAAGGGCGCCGGGCATTGGCGCACTACTACATGGGGCTGGCCGGGTATCGGCTTGCCGGCATGAACCCTGAGAAAGATGCACAACTCAAGCACCTCAACGCCAGCATCAAGCAGCTTGAGAAAGCCATAAAAATAGACGAAGATTTTGTTGAAGGCATTGCCCTGCTCGGGAGTGTTATTGGGTGGAAGTCTGGCCTCAAACCCATGCAGGCCATGTTCCTTGGGCCAAAGGCGACAAAATTGGTTGCCCGGGCGAATGCATTGGCGCCAGACAATCCGCGGGTCAGGCTAGTCTCTGCTATCAGCGACTACAACACACCCAAAATGTTTGGGGGCGATCCAGCGCAAGGAATGCTTGGATTTCAGCAGGCAGCAGACCTGTTTGCCAAAGAAGAAGTTGCGGATCCGGTAATGCCCGATTGGGGGCACGCGGAAGCGTATGCCTGGCTTGGGCAGGGGCATATGGCAAATGGCGCCAGCGAGCAGGCCCGGGCCGCTTTTGAAAAAGCGCTCGAACTGAATCCTGATTATGGATGGGTGAAGCATGTATTGTTGCCCAAAGTTGCTGATGCTTCGCAATAG